A genomic window from Sulfurimonas paralvinellae includes:
- a CDS encoding phosphagen kinase, with the protein MDNITIERLEMNYPNFPKDCKSLLCKYLTPKIFEVLKDKKTPNGFTLQQAINSGVKNIDSGIGVYAGDKESYDVFAPLFDPIIKEYHGFDRNDMHKSNLNPDDLEAPNPDPKGEFIVSTRIRVGRNMNNMPLGPAILKEQRDEAEAKVVDGLRTLKGELAGDYYPLLGMSKEVQDELIKDHFLFKEGDRFLDAAGLNRDWPAGRGIYHNKNKTFLVWVNEEDQLRIISMQQGGDIKEVFIRLTQAINSIETKVPFSYSDHLGYITSCPTNLGTAMRASVHIALPNLAKDMDAFKAITDKHHLQIRGIHGEHSESEGGIYDISNRRRLGITEVQAVQDMYDGVVELIAAEKALR; encoded by the coding sequence ATGGATAACATTACCATAGAAAGGCTAGAAATGAACTACCCAAACTTTCCAAAAGATTGTAAATCACTACTATGCAAATACTTAACGCCAAAGATTTTTGAAGTACTTAAAGATAAAAAAACACCAAATGGTTTTACACTGCAGCAAGCCATCAACTCAGGTGTAAAGAACATTGACAGCGGTATTGGTGTTTATGCGGGAGACAAAGAGTCTTATGATGTTTTTGCTCCTCTTTTTGATCCTATCATCAAAGAGTATCACGGCTTTGACAGAAACGATATGCACAAAAGCAATCTCAATCCCGATGACCTAGAAGCTCCAAACCCCGACCCAAAAGGTGAATTTATCGTCTCAACACGTATCCGTGTGGGAAGAAATATGAACAATATGCCTCTCGGCCCTGCCATCTTAAAAGAGCAGCGTGACGAAGCAGAGGCAAAAGTTGTTGACGGTTTGCGTACATTAAAAGGTGAACTTGCAGGTGATTACTATCCCCTTCTTGGAATGAGCAAAGAAGTTCAGGATGAGCTTATCAAAGATCACTTTTTATTTAAAGAAGGTGACCGCTTTTTAGATGCGGCAGGACTTAACCGCGACTGGCCTGCAGGACGCGGCATCTACCATAACAAAAACAAAACATTTTTAGTCTGGGTAAATGAAGAGGATCAACTGCGCATCATCTCGATGCAGCAAGGCGGCGATATTAAAGAGGTCTTTATCCGTTTAACCCAAGCCATAAACTCTATAGAAACAAAAGTACCTTTTTCATACAGTGACCACTTAGGCTACATCACTTCCTGTCCGACAAACCTCGGAACGGCAATGCGGGCAAGTGTTCACATCGCACTGCCAAATCTGGCAAAAGACATGGATGCTTTTAAAGCCATTACCGATAAACATCACTTGCAGATTCGCGGTATTCACGGTGAACATTCTGAGAGTGAAGGCGGTATTTATGATATCAGTAACCGTCGTCGCTTAGGCATCACTGAAGTGCAAGCGGTTCAGGATATGTATGACGGTGTTGTAGAGTTAATAGCGGCAGAAAAAGCATTACGATAG
- a CDS encoding TolC family protein — protein MKIFFVVPLLIGTLSWSMTLDDLINTALSKSPSLEVINARLKANKQNIAISNQFDNPELLFTKNTIDAAQPMSQSVITVKQKIPYYSKREKREDVAVAEDKILQEKLQAARVALVARIKNEAYTIWELRELENIIDEYITLTKQNINLYESYTSVSDNQHMGIMKAELSLSDLKVQKTALDAKISTAYARLSYLGAVKVDNLDIDLYLDKKPNLAALKASLGSNPDILIQEREIGRQNAKVQLADINNYPDVTLLAGYAYREKHDNYFNFGLGLSLPMYGTEDAKEQQERALLLAKKSQKNDTVLAIGSQIEIYYAQMLASYKIYHIIHDEALPQVAHMFELSSSSISIGSDLFKYIDVLFQKLDLEKKSINAVANYKRSEAQIAALKGETK, from the coding sequence GTGAAAATATTTTTCGTTGTTCCTCTGCTTATTGGAACACTTTCGTGGAGCATGACTCTAGATGACCTCATCAACACTGCATTGTCCAAAAGTCCTTCACTTGAAGTTATCAATGCAAGACTTAAGGCAAACAAGCAAAATATTGCTATATCAAATCAGTTTGACAACCCCGAACTGCTCTTTACAAAAAACACCATTGATGCAGCACAGCCTATGAGTCAAAGTGTCATCACCGTGAAACAAAAAATCCCTTACTACTCAAAAAGAGAAAAAAGGGAAGATGTTGCAGTTGCAGAAGATAAAATTCTTCAAGAAAAACTGCAGGCTGCAAGAGTAGCACTTGTTGCACGTATAAAAAACGAAGCCTATACCATTTGGGAGCTGCGTGAGCTTGAGAACATCATTGATGAATATATTACGCTGACAAAACAGAACATTAACCTCTATGAGTCCTACACGAGTGTCAGTGATAATCAACACATGGGCATCATGAAAGCGGAACTTTCTCTCTCAGATTTAAAAGTTCAAAAAACAGCACTCGATGCTAAAATCTCCACAGCCTATGCAAGACTTTCGTATCTTGGAGCTGTAAAAGTAGATAATCTTGATATCGATCTGTACTTAGATAAAAAACCAAATCTCGCAGCACTCAAAGCTTCTCTTGGAAGCAATCCCGACATCTTGATTCAAGAACGTGAGATTGGCAGACAAAATGCAAAAGTGCAGCTTGCAGACATTAACAACTACCCGGATGTGACTCTGCTTGCAGGCTATGCATACAGAGAAAAACATGATAACTACTTTAACTTTGGTCTTGGACTTTCCCTGCCGATGTATGGCACAGAAGATGCAAAAGAGCAGCAGGAGCGCGCACTTTTACTTGCTAAAAAGAGTCAAAAAAATGACACAGTTTTAGCTATTGGTTCACAAATTGAAATCTATTATGCACAGATGCTTGCTTCTTATAAGATATATCATATCATCCATGATGAGGCACTGCCGCAGGTTGCGCATATGTTCGAGCTCTCTTCCTCTTCCATATCGATAGGAAGCGATCTCTTTAAATACATTGACGTCCTGTTTCAAAAACTCGATTTAGAGAAAAAAAGTATCAATGCCGTTGCAAATTATAAAAGAAGTGAAGCACAGATTGCAGCACTTAAAGGGGAGACGAAATGA
- a CDS encoding efflux RND transporter periplasmic adaptor subunit produces MNKLTLLALLAPLALFAQPKEKPTVEQLFSVQTVKVQKVRTAHSKENYGFIKADEARIYDISPRFGGFVEKLYADKIYKYVKKGEPLVTLYSPEVYKAKEDYLNSYRYTKVRDNKAMLRSAKLKLELLGVDEKEITAVLKNKKVSQNITIYAPVSGYIFTKNIVDGAAFSAKNKLFEIVNLDEVWVETKIFEDDVNWIKKANDFRVSFKTTNKVYTTHNKLLYPNLNPKEATLTMRLRLDNADNTLFPGMYATVVSKGTPHEYLTLPQSAVIRKDGKYYVFVVGEFEGEYEPKEVNAQPLNNDTYIIKGLNAGDEVVNNAMFMMDSDAQINGLF; encoded by the coding sequence ATGAACAAATTAACACTGCTGGCACTTTTAGCACCACTCGCACTTTTTGCACAGCCAAAAGAAAAACCGACTGTTGAACAGCTTTTCTCGGTCCAGACCGTAAAGGTACAAAAAGTAAGAACGGCACACAGCAAAGAGAACTACGGTTTTATAAAAGCCGATGAAGCACGCATTTATGACATTTCTCCTCGTTTTGGAGGATTTGTAGAAAAACTCTATGCAGATAAAATCTACAAATATGTAAAAAAAGGCGAGCCGCTTGTCACTCTCTACTCTCCTGAAGTCTATAAGGCAAAGGAAGATTACCTCAACTCTTACAGATACACAAAAGTAAGAGACAACAAAGCGATGCTCAGAAGCGCAAAACTAAAACTAGAGCTTTTGGGTGTAGATGAGAAAGAGATTACCGCTGTTCTTAAAAACAAAAAAGTTTCACAAAACATAACTATCTATGCACCTGTTTCCGGTTATATCTTCACAAAGAACATTGTTGACGGCGCAGCATTTTCGGCAAAGAACAAACTCTTTGAGATTGTAAATCTTGATGAAGTCTGGGTAGAGACAAAAATATTTGAAGATGATGTAAACTGGATAAAAAAAGCAAATGACTTTCGTGTAAGCTTTAAAACAACCAATAAAGTCTACACAACACATAACAAACTGCTCTACCCGAATCTGAATCCAAAAGAGGCAACGCTTACTATGCGTCTGAGACTGGACAATGCCGACAACACACTCTTTCCAGGGATGTATGCAACAGTTGTATCAAAAGGCACCCCGCATGAATACCTCACGCTGCCGCAAAGTGCCGTGATACGAAAAGACGGCAAATATTACGTCTTTGTCGTGGGTGAATTTGAAGGAGAGTACGAGCCAAAAGAGGTCAATGCACAACCGCTTAACAACGATACCTACATCATCAAAGGTTTAAATGCAGGCGATGAAGTCGTCAACAATGCGATGTTTATGATGGACAGTGATGCGCAGATAAACGGACTCTTTTAG
- a CDS encoding MFS transporter, with product MQNDIKKSIYSWALYDWANSAYATTVMAGFFPIFFKSYYSVGTDVTVSTAQLGIANSVSSFVVVLLAPLLGAIADAGSLKKRFLFLFAFLGILMSASLALVEQGNWELAAFVYALGNVGFMGSNIFYDGLLPSVSDDKNVDFVSGLGFSLGYLGGGILFAFNVFMVQEPDFFGFVDKAEAIKASFISVAVWWALFSLPLLLFVEEKKEHKKEKFSLVLAGYLRLKKTFERVTSLKGLFLFLVAYWFYIDGVDTIIRMAVDYGMALGFDSSSLIMALLIVQFVGFPATLIVAKLAEIWDTKKVIYLSLLIYIVIIVFASMMEKVSEFYILAVMISLVQGGIQALSRSYYSKMIPQKYSAEFFGFYDLLGKFAVILGPLLIAGVALFSHNSRLSIASVATLFVIGGVLLFFVDEKEISKEVREALD from the coding sequence ATGCAAAACGACATAAAGAAAAGTATCTACTCGTGGGCATTGTATGACTGGGCGAACTCTGCTTATGCTACTACGGTCATGGCCGGATTCTTTCCTATCTTTTTTAAGTCTTATTATAGTGTGGGGACAGATGTAACTGTGAGTACGGCGCAGCTTGGAATTGCCAACTCGGTTTCTAGTTTTGTGGTTGTTCTTTTGGCTCCTCTGCTTGGGGCTATTGCCGATGCGGGCTCTTTGAAGAAGCGTTTTTTATTTTTGTTTGCATTTTTGGGTATTTTGATGAGTGCTTCACTCGCACTTGTTGAGCAGGGTAACTGGGAACTCGCTGCGTTTGTCTATGCACTTGGAAACGTCGGTTTTATGGGCTCAAATATCTTCTATGACGGACTGCTTCCCTCTGTGAGTGATGATAAAAACGTGGACTTCGTTTCAGGACTTGGTTTTTCTCTTGGCTATCTCGGCGGCGGTATTTTATTTGCATTCAATGTCTTTATGGTGCAGGAACCTGATTTTTTCGGTTTTGTAGATAAAGCGGAAGCCATCAAGGCCTCTTTTATCAGTGTGGCAGTGTGGTGGGCGCTCTTTTCACTGCCTCTTTTGTTGTTTGTCGAAGAAAAAAAAGAACACAAAAAAGAAAAATTTTCTCTTGTTCTTGCCGGATATCTACGGCTCAAAAAGACCTTTGAGAGAGTGACAAGCCTGAAGGGGCTTTTTCTCTTTTTGGTTGCTTACTGGTTTTACATCGACGGAGTAGATACCATCATTCGTATGGCAGTTGACTATGGCATGGCGCTTGGATTTGACAGCAGCAGTCTTATTATGGCGCTGCTCATTGTGCAGTTTGTCGGTTTTCCTGCCACGCTCATCGTTGCAAAGCTTGCAGAGATCTGGGATACAAAAAAAGTGATCTATCTCTCTTTGCTGATCTATATCGTTATTATCGTTTTTGCGTCAATGATGGAAAAAGTTTCAGAATTCTACATCTTGGCAGTGATGATCTCACTCGTTCAAGGAGGTATTCAGGCACTCAGCCGTTCGTACTATTCAAAGATGATACCGCAAAAATATTCGGCAGAGTTTTTTGGCTTTTACGATCTGCTTGGAAAGTTCGCCGTTATTTTAGGACCGCTGCTCATCGCAGGTGTGGCACTCTTTAGCCACAATTCACGACTATCCATCGCTTCCGTTGCCACTCTTTTTGTCATTGGAGGCGTTTTGCTCTTTTTTGTGGATGAGAAAGAAATCTCAAAAGAGGTGCGTGAGGCACTAGACTAA
- a CDS encoding efflux RND transporter permease subunit codes for MIEKLIAFSIKNKFIILLASLVLVAASIWSMKNTPLDALPDLSPPQVIVQINWAGQSPEIVESQGTYPLVAQFLAIANIDTVRGYSTYENGLIYIIFKEGTDLYWARSRVLEQLASIQSQLPANMNVALGPDASGVGWVYEYALKSKTKNLAELRTLQDYYYKYALMGVDGVSEVASIGGFVPTFQVTVNNDNLVRYNLSIQDIAKVLKKNNNDTGGRIVIQNGYEWMVQAKGYIKNLDDIRGLVVTTKAGTPVKLGDIARVELTPSPRRGLADLNGQGEVVGGIVMARYGEDVYTMIQRVQKKMKELKVDGVDVVTVYDRSGLIDKAVDTLKDTLIEESIIVVIIIGLFLMHFRSSLIVIIVLPLTVGFTFLLMKLFGIGSNIMSLGGIAIAIGAMVDASIVMIENAHKMLHKFEHKEGRIPNDKERIGIILKSSQLVGRPIFFALALIVVSFLPIFALSGQEGLLFTPLAFTKTFAMAAGALLSITLVPALMIFFIKGKVPAENKNPLNRFFIWLYHPVIVYGLKLKYLVIVLVLLSLGYMYPLYKSLKWEFMPMLNEQTFMYMPVTPYGISIDQSKQLLQKTDKIIKSFPEVQNVFGKAGRAGTATDPAPLGMLETIITFKPQKEWPDPKKTYDELREEMEAALQVPGLTNSWTYPIRGRIDMLLSGIRTPIGIKLYGMDAKGLQKFGKEIEEKLRAYDKTLSVFADQASAGYYIDIIPDEEKLARYDMSKDTLLEYTALAVGGMKVSTMYKGLERYPISLRLEGSERRTLESIRNIQVKTKLGFVPLGSLAEVAYKQSASVIKSEMAAPVTFIYITPKDGISATGYKEGAQKFIDEIKFDPGYYIEWAGQSEYLDSAMKRIVWIIPAVLVAIFLLIYMALKKPVPTLIVFFTLPFALLGGLIYIDVLNFAMSIAVIVGFLALLGVAAETAIVMIIYLQESVDEFKEKRGDAFNLKDLNAAIYEGAVQRVRPKLMTVFAIIAGLAPIMYTHGVGSEVMQRIAAPMLGGVVSSAVLSLVIIPILFEIYQKKQLDKKEEI; via the coding sequence ATGATAGAAAAGCTCATTGCCTTTAGTATAAAGAACAAATTTATTATCCTTTTAGCCTCTTTGGTCCTGGTTGCTGCTTCTATTTGGAGTATGAAGAACACGCCACTTGATGCACTGCCTGATTTGTCACCTCCTCAGGTTATTGTGCAGATTAACTGGGCTGGTCAGTCTCCTGAGATTGTGGAGTCGCAAGGGACGTATCCGCTTGTGGCGCAGTTTTTGGCTATTGCGAACATTGATACTGTTCGTGGGTATTCTACTTATGAGAATGGGCTGATTTACATCATCTTTAAAGAAGGAACTGATCTTTACTGGGCGCGCAGTCGTGTGCTTGAACAGCTCGCTTCCATACAGTCACAGCTCCCTGCAAATATGAACGTTGCACTCGGACCAGATGCCAGCGGTGTAGGCTGGGTGTATGAGTACGCACTCAAATCAAAAACAAAAAACCTTGCCGAGCTTCGTACGCTACAAGACTACTATTACAAATATGCGCTAATGGGTGTTGATGGAGTGAGCGAAGTGGCAAGCATTGGCGGGTTTGTTCCAACCTTTCAAGTCACCGTTAACAATGACAATCTTGTCCGTTACAACCTCAGCATCCAAGATATCGCCAAAGTATTAAAGAAAAACAACAATGACACCGGCGGGCGTATTGTCATCCAAAACGGGTATGAGTGGATGGTACAGGCAAAAGGCTACATCAAAAACCTCGATGATATAAGAGGACTTGTTGTCACGACAAAAGCAGGTACACCTGTAAAACTCGGCGATATTGCAAGAGTGGAACTCACTCCCTCACCACGCCGCGGTTTGGCTGATCTTAACGGTCAAGGAGAAGTAGTCGGTGGTATCGTGATGGCACGTTACGGCGAAGATGTTTACACGATGATACAGCGTGTGCAGAAGAAGATGAAAGAGCTGAAAGTTGACGGTGTAGATGTCGTCACTGTTTATGATCGCTCAGGGCTTATCGACAAAGCGGTCGATACTTTAAAAGATACGCTCATCGAGGAGAGTATCATCGTTGTTATCATCATCGGGCTTTTTCTGATGCACTTTCGCTCTTCGCTCATCGTCATCATTGTTCTACCTTTGACGGTCGGCTTTACCTTTTTACTGATGAAACTCTTTGGCATAGGCTCCAACATCATGAGTCTCGGCGGTATTGCCATTGCCATCGGTGCGATGGTGGATGCTTCCATAGTCATGATAGAAAATGCCCACAAAATGCTGCACAAGTTTGAGCACAAAGAGGGAAGAATACCGAATGACAAAGAACGCATCGGCATCATTCTCAAATCGTCACAGCTTGTCGGGCGTCCTATCTTTTTTGCACTTGCACTCATCGTAGTTTCATTTTTACCTATCTTTGCACTCAGCGGACAAGAGGGCCTGCTCTTTACACCTCTTGCCTTTACAAAAACCTTTGCAATGGCTGCAGGAGCACTGCTGAGCATCACGCTTGTTCCTGCACTTATGATATTTTTCATCAAAGGAAAAGTACCTGCTGAAAATAAAAATCCTCTAAACAGGTTCTTTATTTGGCTGTACCATCCTGTCATTGTTTACGGGCTCAAACTAAAATACCTTGTAATTGTTTTGGTGCTGCTCTCTCTTGGTTATATGTACCCCCTATACAAAAGTCTCAAATGGGAATTTATGCCGATGTTAAATGAGCAGACCTTTATGTATATGCCTGTCACGCCTTACGGTATCAGTATAGATCAATCTAAACAGCTTTTGCAAAAGACAGACAAAATCATCAAATCATTTCCTGAAGTGCAAAATGTTTTTGGTAAAGCCGGGCGAGCAGGTACGGCAACCGATCCTGCACCGCTTGGTATGTTGGAGACTATCATCACTTTCAAACCGCAAAAAGAGTGGCCTGATCCTAAAAAAACATATGATGAACTAAGAGAAGAGATGGAAGCCGCTTTGCAGGTTCCTGGACTGACAAACTCATGGACCTACCCTATTCGCGGGCGCATAGATATGCTGCTCAGCGGTATACGAACGCCTATTGGCATCAAACTTTACGGTATGGATGCAAAAGGACTGCAAAAGTTTGGGAAAGAGATAGAGGAAAAACTCAGAGCCTATGACAAAACACTCTCCGTCTTTGCAGATCAGGCAAGTGCGGGGTACTACATAGACATCATCCCCGATGAAGAAAAACTTGCACGTTATGACATGAGTAAAGATACACTCTTAGAATATACCGCTCTGGCTGTCGGAGGCATGAAAGTCTCCACCATGTATAAGGGTCTAGAACGCTACCCTATCAGCCTGCGCCTTGAAGGGAGCGAGAGAAGAACTCTTGAGTCTATACGAAACATTCAAGTAAAAACAAAGCTCGGTTTCGTACCGCTTGGCTCATTGGCAGAAGTAGCCTACAAACAAAGTGCCTCTGTCATCAAAAGTGAGATGGCAGCACCGGTTACATTCATCTACATTACCCCAAAAGACGGCATAAGCGCAACAGGGTATAAAGAAGGCGCACAGAAATTCATCGATGAGATTAAATTCGATCCGGGTTATTATATAGAGTGGGCAGGACAATCCGAGTATCTTGATTCGGCTATGAAACGTATAGTGTGGATAATCCCTGCCGTACTTGTGGCGATATTCTTACTTATCTATATGGCACTAAAAAAGCCTGTACCGACGCTTATCGTCTTTTTTACACTGCCGTTTGCACTTCTTGGCGGACTCATCTACATTGACGTGCTCAATTTTGCTATGAGCATCGCCGTTATTGTCGGATTTTTGGCACTGCTTGGCGTTGCGGCGGAAACTGCCATTGTTATGATTATTTACCTGCAAGAAAGTGTAGATGAATTCAAAGAAAAAAGGGGAGATGCCTTTAACTTAAAAGATCTCAATGCTGCCATTTATGAAGGAGCCGTTCAACGTGTCCGTCCAAAACTGATGACGGTATTTGCCATCATAGCCGGTTTGGCACCCATCATGTATACACACGGAGTCGGAAGCGAAGTGATGCAGCGAATCGCCGCACCAATGCTTGGAGGAGTGGTTAGTTCTGCTGTTTTATCTTTAGTGATCATTCCCATACTGTTTGAAATATATCAAAAAAAACAGCTTGATAAAAAAGAGGAGATATAA
- a CDS encoding sensor histidine kinase, whose product MNELEKRSFYSFVGLYLLSSFLFVLFSGYWYYSAQKNSLESTTYYKMNHIADKLSGLIINAQMQGKTLHLPNEDGFEYMLIPSSETGAYKLGYYEKNGYKVLVSDAPQKHLNIKYVVVKTKRYFQQLKQLQKSVLMVMGVSFLLIMLISFILSKLFMKPVHQRMEQIESFIQDVSHELNTPITALKMSASRAIKKEVYDKNILTNISISTKQLESIYKSLTFLNFKQKEQEAEDVNLKDLLLQTLSYYSELTEAKDINIKTELEDVNMRIIPSRAELLFSNLLSNAIKYSMPQTTITIKMNADSFIIEDEGVGIDEKKLDEIFEMYKRQSDIAGGFGVGLNIVKQICDANGIKITVSSEIGKGTTFTLFFKSMK is encoded by the coding sequence TTGAATGAGTTAGAAAAAAGATCATTCTACTCCTTTGTCGGTTTATACCTTCTCTCCTCTTTTTTATTTGTTCTTTTTTCCGGCTATTGGTACTACAGCGCACAAAAAAATTCGCTTGAGAGTACAACCTATTATAAAATGAATCATATTGCAGATAAGCTTTCCGGACTTATCATAAATGCCCAGATGCAAGGTAAAACACTGCATCTGCCGAATGAGGATGGGTTTGAATATATGCTGATTCCATCAAGTGAGACAGGTGCATATAAACTTGGGTACTATGAAAAGAACGGGTATAAGGTTTTGGTCTCGGATGCACCTCAAAAGCATTTGAACATCAAGTATGTCGTCGTCAAAACAAAAAGATACTTTCAACAGCTAAAACAACTGCAAAAGAGTGTACTTATGGTGATGGGAGTAAGTTTTTTACTCATAATGCTGATCTCTTTTATCCTCTCAAAACTCTTTATGAAGCCGGTACATCAGAGAATGGAGCAGATCGAGAGTTTTATTCAGGATGTTTCACATGAGCTTAATACACCTATAACTGCTTTAAAAATGAGTGCAAGCAGAGCGATAAAAAAAGAGGTGTATGATAAAAACATTCTTACAAACATCTCTATAAGCACGAAACAGCTTGAGAGTATCTACAAGTCGTTGACGTTTTTAAATTTTAAACAAAAAGAGCAAGAGGCAGAGGATGTAAACCTCAAAGATCTTCTTTTGCAGACGCTTAGTTACTACAGTGAGCTGACAGAGGCTAAAGATATAAATATAAAAACAGAGCTCGAAGATGTTAATATGCGCATCATTCCATCAAGAGCTGAACTTCTTTTTTCAAACCTGTTGTCAAATGCCATAAAATACTCTATGCCACAAACTACCATAACCATAAAAATGAATGCAGACTCTTTTATCATAGAGGATGAGGGTGTCGGTATAGACGAGAAAAAACTTGATGAAATCTTTGAGATGTATAAACGCCAGTCAGACATTGCCGGTGGATTTGGTGTTGGACTCAACATTGTGAAGCAGATATGCGATGCAAACGGTATAAAAATTACAGTATCTTCAGAAATTGGCAAGGGAACTACATTCACCCTGTTTTTTAAAAGTATGAAGTAG
- a CDS encoding response regulator transcription factor — protein MKILLLEDDTALANILVDFLEDEYEVVQTYSMKKALQLAEDDKFDLYIFDINVPDGDGISLLRELRDFSDETPAIFITAFHDVKYLKSAFESGANDFIKKPFDLEELAQRIENIKRHFGLESLIELDDGIVFDTKTHMLKIADETVKLTHKESECLHYFYKNRHRVVSSDELLQNFWEYEDMPSDDAIRTIVKNLRKHIGKEHIVNIRGEGYKFE, from the coding sequence ATGAAAATATTATTACTTGAAGATGACACGGCACTGGCAAATATCTTGGTTGATTTTTTAGAAGACGAGTACGAAGTCGTACAGACCTACAGTATGAAAAAAGCACTGCAGCTTGCAGAAGATGACAAGTTTGATCTTTACATCTTTGACATCAATGTTCCTGATGGAGACGGTATTTCACTTTTACGTGAGCTTCGTGATTTCAGTGATGAGACTCCGGCTATTTTTATTACCGCTTTTCATGATGTAAAATATCTCAAATCGGCTTTTGAATCGGGTGCAAATGATTTTATAAAAAAACCGTTTGATCTTGAAGAGCTGGCACAGAGAATAGAAAATATAAAAAGGCATTTCGGACTTGAAAGCCTTATAGAACTGGATGATGGCATTGTTTTTGATACAAAGACACATATGCTTAAAATTGCTGATGAAACAGTGAAGCTGACACATAAAGAGAGTGAGTGTCTGCACTACTTTTATAAAAATCGTCATCGTGTTGTCAGTTCTGATGAACTGTTGCAAAACTTTTGGGAATATGAAGATATGCCGAGTGATGATGCCATACGTACAATTGTGAAAAATTTACGAAAACATATTGGAAAAGAGCATATTGTCAACATTCGTGGAGAAGGGTATAAGTTTGAATGA
- a CDS encoding putative iron-sulfur cluster-binding metallochaperone, with protein sequence MFSTFKVKEEHNCCTPQPKGKVECPECGQKAKGVLGKTVEHLVTEETKAKLDCFDGFYYCKTPSCEVVYFRGDEILTQENMSVVVGCKEGASPATVCYCFEWSKEKIKAELEATGKTTALEDIKAKMEDPGCSCEILNPSGGCCLGDVSKAIKELQS encoded by the coding sequence ATGTTTAGCACATTTAAAGTAAAAGAAGAACATAACTGCTGCACTCCACAGCCAAAAGGCAAAGTAGAGTGTCCTGAGTGCGGTCAAAAAGCCAAAGGTGTTCTTGGAAAAACGGTAGAGCATCTTGTCACAGAAGAGACAAAAGCAAAGCTTGATTGTTTTGACGGGTTTTATTACTGTAAAACACCTAGCTGTGAAGTTGTCTATTTCAGAGGTGATGAGATTCTCACGCAAGAGAACATGAGTGTCGTTGTCGGATGTAAAGAGGGTGCATCTCCTGCAACGGTATGCTACTGTTTTGAGTGGAGCAAAGAGAAGATAAAAGCCGAGCTTGAAGCGACAGGAAAAACAACAGCACTTGAAGACATAAAAGCGAAAATGGAAGATCCCGGATGTTCATGTGAAATACTCAATCCAAGCGGCGGATGCTGTTTAGGGGATGTTAGCAAGGCTATAAAAGAGTTGCAAAGTTAG
- a CDS encoding FixH family protein: MKTFTKIFFALLLGATLSHAAAFSKDAKFRTTTVHITADKPLTTGSNTVVVTIKKNGKLIDDAKVALKAFMPAMPGMPAMSSKANATKLENGKYKATLNFAMGGTWQLHIFITPKKGKKSRVKTTLNF, translated from the coding sequence ATGAAAACTTTCACAAAAATATTCTTCGCTCTACTTTTAGGAGCAACACTCTCTCACGCAGCGGCATTCAGCAAAGATGCAAAATTTAGAACAACGACAGTTCATATCACTGCAGACAAACCTCTAACCACAGGATCAAATACCGTCGTTGTAACTATCAAGAAAAATGGCAAACTTATAGATGATGCAAAAGTGGCACTCAAAGCCTTTATGCCTGCAATGCCGGGAATGCCTGCTATGAGTTCAAAAGCTAATGCAACAAAGCTTGAAAACGGAAAATATAAAGCAACCTTGAACTTTGCCATGGGAGGGACATGGCAGCTACATATTTTCATCACACCGAAAAAAGGTAAAAAATCTCGCGTAAAAACTACGCTGAATTTTTAA